From a region of the Calonectris borealis chromosome 2, bCalBor7.hap1.2, whole genome shotgun sequence genome:
- the NDRG1 gene encoding protein NDRG1: protein MSTEFQDAHLAEVKPLVEKEEAITRLLPDFDVQEQDVETVHGSVRVTMCGTPKGNRPAILTYHDIGLNHKTCFNPLFNFEDMQEITQHFAVCHVDAPGQQDGAPSFQAGYVYPSMDQLAEMIPGILKQFGLKTIIGMGTGAGAYILTRFALNHPEMVEGLVLINVNPCAEGWMDWAATKISGWTNALPDMVISHLFGKEEIHSNHDLIRHYRQHIINDMNQTNLHLFVNSYNSRRDLEIERPVPGINVVTLQCPVLLVVGDSSPAVDAVVECNSKLDPTRTTLLKMADCGGLPQVSQPAKLAEAFKYFVQGMGYIPSASMTRLMRSRTASGSSVTSLEGTRSRSHTGEGTRSRSHTGEGTRSRSHTGDGARNRSHTDTRIELTPNSASNAEQSSPKSMEVSC, encoded by the exons GAGCAAGATGTGGAGACTGTGCATGGCTCGGTCCGTGTCACCATGTGTGGGACTCCCAAAGGGAACCGGCCGGCTATCCTCACCTACCATGACATCGGGCTGAATC aCAAAACTTGCTTCAATCCTCTCTTCAACTTTGAGGATATGCAAGAGATCACCCAGCACTTTGCAGTCTGCCATGTGGATGCACCTGGTCAGCAGGATGGAGCACCGTCTTTCCAAGCAGG GTACGTGTATCCCTCCATGGATCAGCTGGCCGAAATGATTCCCGGAATCCTGAAACAGTTTGG GCTGAAGACCATTATAGGAATGGGAACTGGAGCCGGTGCCTACATCTTAACCAGATTTGCT ttaaACCACCCGGAGATGGTGGAGGGATTAGTTCTCATTAATGTAAACCCTTGTGCTGAAGGTTGGATGGACTGGGCAGCAACTAAG ATTTCAGGTTGGACAAATGCTTTACCAGACATGGTCATTTCACATCTTTTTGGAAAG GAAGAGATTCACAGCAACCATGACCTGATCCGTCATTACCGTCAGCATATTATTAATGATATGAATCAAACCAACCTTCATCTCTTTGTCAACTCTTACAACAG TCGGCGAGACCTAGAGATTGAGCGCCCTGTTCCTGGAATAAATGTTGTCACCCTTCA ATGCCCCGTCCTGCTGGTGGTTGGCGACAGTTCCCCGGCGGTGGACGCCGTG GTTGAATGCAACTCAAAGCTGGACCCAACAAGGACCACGCTTCTGAAG ATGGCTGACTGTGGTGGGCTCCCTCAAGTTTCCCAG CCTGCCAAGCTTGCAGAAGCTTTCAAATACTTTGTTCAGGGAATGGGATACA TCCCCTCTGCTAGCATGACCAGGCTGATGAGGTCCCGCACCGCTTCTGGCTCCAGCGTAACCTCTTTGGAAGGCACGAGGAGCCGGTCTCACACCGGGGAGGGAACGAGGAGCCGGTCTCACACCGGGGAGGGAACGAGGAGCCGATCCCACACCGGGGACGGTGCCAGGAACCGCTCCCACACAGACACGCGCATCGAGCTGACGCCGAACTCGGCAAGCAACGCTGAACAATCAAGCCCCAAGTCCATGGAAGTGTCCTGTTAG